A portion of the Enterobacter sp. SA187 genome contains these proteins:
- a CDS encoding prepilin-type N-terminal cleavage/methylation domain-containing protein: protein MSASLKNQAGFSLPEVLLAMVLLVMIITALAGTQRAIMSGFMHDSLYREVWRNAWQHIQWYPVAPPAGWQVKRMQTSTAGCVSISVTITSPVGRQGQMSRLYCPISQ, encoded by the coding sequence ATGTCAGCTTCCCTGAAAAATCAGGCGGGATTCAGCCTGCCTGAAGTGCTGCTGGCGATGGTACTCCTGGTGATGATCATCACCGCGCTGGCGGGAACGCAGCGTGCAATAATGAGCGGTTTTATGCACGATAGCCTCTACCGGGAGGTATGGCGTAATGCCTGGCAGCATATACAGTGGTATCCTGTTGCTCCGCCAGCAGGCTGGCAGGTGAAGCGAATGCAGACAAGCACGGCGGGATGTGTCAGCATCAGCGTAACAATCACCTCTCCCGTGGGTCGGCAGGGTCAGATGTCGCGGCTATATTGCCCAATCAGTCAGTAG
- the recC gene encoding exodeoxyribonuclease V subunit gamma: MLRVYHSNRLDVLEALMEFIVERERLDDPFEAEMVLVQSTGMAQWLQMTLSQKFGIAANIDFPLPASFIWDMFVRVLPDIPKESAFNKQSMSWKLMALLPDMLEQEAFAMLGNYLHDDDDKRKLFQLASRIADLYDQYLVYRPEWLTRWEAGEWVDGLGEAQIWQAPLWRMLVEHTAALGQPHWHRANLYQRFIQTLENASECPPGLPSRVFICGISALPPVYLQALQALGKHVDVHLLFTNPCRYYWGDIKDPAFLAKLITRRRKHHREAQETPLFQEGLEVESLFNDEGEQDVGNPLLASWGKLGRDYIYLLAGLDRYDELDAFVDVTPGTLLNNLQSDILELKNSVVAGVTAEEYARSDAKRLLDPADRSVTVHVCHSPQREVEVLHDRLLAMMQDDPELTPRDIIVMVSDIDSYSPFIQAVFGSATGARFVPYAISDRRAGQAHPALQAFLSLLSLPDSRFQSEDVLALLDVPVLAARFDIDEEGLRYLRQWVNESGVRWGMDDDNVRELELPPTGQHTWQFGLMRMLLGYAMESRHGEWRSVLPYDESSGLIAELVGHLASLLMKLNLWRKGLSQARPLVEWLPVCRDMLNDFFLPDADTEAALALIEQQWQAMIAHGVGAAYNESVPLTLLRDELTQRLNQERISQRFLAGPVNICTLMPMRSIPFKVVCLLGMNDGVYPRTLAPLGFDLMSQKPMRGDRSRRDDDRYLFLEALISAQQKLYISYIGRSIQDNSERFPSVLVQELVDYIAQSHYLPGDESLTCDDSAARVIQHLNHLHTRMPFDAENFVSDEVQSFAHEWLPAASQQGVAHETFIQPLPAQPIETLAFEQLQRFWTHPVRAFFQMRLQVNFRPEASDIPDAEPFILDGLNRYQLNQTLLNTLVEQEDAEKLFRRYRAAGELPYGAFGEIVWETQQQEMQALADRINECRLPCESMEIDLHCGGVQLTGWLQQVQADGLLRWRPSLLSVSQGLQLWLEHLVYCASGGTGESRLFVRKDGEWRFPPLEADQAHHYLEQLIAGYREGMSQPLLLLPESGGAWIKACYDAQNDAMLKDDATLAKARAKFLQAYEGNMVVSGEGDDVWYQRLWRTLEPEHFDAITAQAERYLLPLYRFSQS, translated from the coding sequence ATGTTAAGGGTTTATCACTCCAATCGTCTGGATGTGCTTGAAGCACTGATGGAGTTTATTGTTGAGCGCGAACGCCTCGACGATCCCTTTGAAGCTGAAATGGTGCTGGTGCAAAGCACCGGCATGGCGCAATGGCTCCAGATGACGCTGTCGCAAAAATTCGGTATTGCCGCCAATATCGACTTCCCGCTGCCCGCGAGTTTTATCTGGGATATGTTTGTGCGTGTGCTGCCGGACATCCCTAAAGAGAGCGCGTTTAATAAGCAGAGTATGAGCTGGAAGCTAATGGCCCTGCTGCCCGACATGCTGGAGCAGGAGGCCTTCGCCATGCTCGGGAATTATCTGCACGACGATGACGACAAGCGCAAACTCTTCCAGCTCGCCTCGCGCATTGCGGATCTCTACGATCAGTATCTGGTGTACCGCCCGGAATGGCTGACCCGCTGGGAAGCCGGCGAATGGGTGGATGGCTTAGGCGAAGCGCAGATCTGGCAGGCGCCGCTGTGGCGCATGCTGGTTGAGCATACCGCGGCGCTCGGACAGCCGCACTGGCACCGTGCCAATCTCTATCAGCGGTTTATCCAGACGCTGGAGAACGCCAGTGAATGTCCGCCGGGGCTGCCGTCCCGCGTCTTTATCTGCGGCATCTCCGCGCTGCCGCCGGTCTATTTACAGGCCTTACAGGCGCTGGGTAAGCACGTAGATGTGCACCTGCTGTTCACCAACCCGTGCCGTTACTACTGGGGCGATATTAAAGATCCGGCGTTTCTGGCGAAACTCATCACCCGCCGCCGCAAACATCATCGCGAAGCGCAGGAAACGCCGCTGTTCCAGGAAGGGCTGGAGGTGGAAAGCCTGTTTAATGATGAAGGCGAGCAGGACGTGGGTAACCCGCTGCTGGCCTCCTGGGGTAAGCTGGGACGCGACTATATCTATCTGCTGGCGGGACTGGATCGCTATGACGAACTGGACGCCTTTGTGGACGTCACCCCTGGCACGCTGCTCAATAATTTGCAGTCGGACATTCTGGAGCTGAAGAACAGCGTGGTCGCTGGCGTCACCGCCGAGGAGTATGCGCGCAGCGATGCGAAACGCCTGCTCGATCCCGCCGATCGCAGCGTCACGGTGCACGTCTGCCACAGTCCGCAGCGGGAAGTGGAAGTGTTGCACGACCGTCTGCTGGCCATGATGCAGGACGATCCGGAACTGACGCCGCGTGACATCATCGTGATGGTGTCGGATATCGACAGCTACAGCCCCTTTATTCAGGCGGTCTTCGGCAGCGCCACCGGGGCGCGTTTTGTACCCTATGCCATTTCCGACCGCCGGGCAGGGCAGGCGCATCCGGCGTTACAGGCGTTTCTCAGCCTGCTGTCGCTGCCGGACAGCCGTTTCCAGTCAGAAGACGTGCTGGCACTGCTTGACGTGCCTGTACTTGCCGCGCGTTTCGATATTGATGAAGAAGGGCTGCGTTATCTGCGTCAGTGGGTCAACGAATCCGGCGTACGCTGGGGCATGGATGACGATAACGTGCGCGAGCTGGAACTGCCGCCTACCGGTCAGCATACCTGGCAGTTTGGCCTGATGCGTATGCTGCTGGGCTATGCGATGGAGAGTCGCCACGGGGAGTGGCGCTCGGTGCTGCCTTATGATGAATCCAGCGGGCTTATCGCCGAACTGGTGGGGCATCTGGCTTCGCTACTGATGAAGCTCAATCTGTGGCGCAAAGGCCTGTCCCAGGCACGTCCGCTGGTCGAGTGGCTGCCGGTATGCCGGGATATGCTTAATGACTTTTTCCTGCCCGATGCCGACACCGAAGCGGCGCTGGCGCTGATTGAACAGCAGTGGCAGGCGATGATCGCCCACGGCGTAGGAGCTGCATATAACGAGTCGGTACCGCTGACGCTGCTGCGGGACGAACTGACGCAGCGCCTGAACCAGGAGCGTATCAGCCAGCGTTTTCTGGCCGGGCCGGTAAATATTTGTACCCTGATGCCAATGCGCTCTATTCCCTTTAAAGTGGTCTGCCTGCTGGGCATGAACGACGGCGTATACCCGCGCACGCTGGCGCCGCTGGGATTTGACCTGATGAGCCAGAAGCCAATGCGCGGCGACCGCAGCCGCCGTGACGATGACCGTTACCTCTTCCTTGAGGCGCTGATTTCCGCCCAGCAAAAACTCTATATCAGCTACATCGGACGCTCGATTCAGGATAACAGCGAACGCTTTCCGTCCGTACTGGTGCAGGAACTGGTGGATTACATCGCTCAGAGCCACTATCTGCCGGGGGATGAATCGCTCACCTGCGATGACAGCGCAGCAAGGGTGATCCAGCATCTGAATCACCTGCACACCCGTATGCCATTCGATGCGGAAAACTTTGTCAGCGATGAAGTACAGAGCTTCGCCCATGAGTGGCTGCCCGCCGCCAGCCAGCAGGGCGTTGCCCACGAAACCTTTATTCAGCCGCTGCCCGCGCAGCCTATAGAGACGCTGGCGTTTGAGCAGTTACAGCGCTTCTGGACGCACCCGGTGCGGGCATTTTTCCAGATGCGCTTACAGGTGAACTTCCGCCCGGAAGCCAGCGACATCCCCGACGCCGAACCCTTTATTCTGGACGGTCTGAACCGCTATCAGCTTAATCAGACGCTATTGAATACGCTGGTGGAACAGGAAGACGCCGAAAAGCTGTTCCGCCGCTATCGTGCCGCAGGAGAACTCCCCTACGGGGCATTCGGCGAAATTGTCTGGGAAACGCAGCAGCAGGAGATGCAGGCGCTGGCGGATCGCATTAACGAATGCCGCCTGCCTTGTGAAAGCATGGAGATCGACCTTCACTGCGGCGGTGTGCAGCTCACCGGCTGGCTACAGCAGGTGCAGGCCGACGGGCTGCTGCGCTGGCGACCCTCCCTGCTCAGCGTATCCCAGGGACTGCAACTTTGGCTGGAACACCTTGTCTACTGTGCGAGCGGCGGCACCGGGGAAAGCCGTCTGTTCGTGCGCAAAGACGGCGAATGGCGTTTCCCGCCGCTTGAAGCAGATCAGGCGCATCACTACCTTGAACAGCTTATCGCCGGGTATCGCGAGGGGATGTCGCAGCCCTTACTTTTACTACCAGAAAGCGGCGGGGCATGGATAAAAGCCTGTTACGACGCGCAAAATGATGCCATGTTAAAGGACGACGCGACGCTGGCGAAAGCGCGCGCGAAGTTTCTTCAGGCTTACGAAGGCAACATGGTGGTGAGCGGCGAAGGGGACGATGTGTGGTATCAGCGTCTGTGGCGCACCCTTGAACCGGAACACTTTGATGCCATCACCGCCCAGGCGGAGCGCTATTTATTGCCGCTCTATCGTTTCAGTCAGTCCTGA
- the ptrA gene encoding pitrilysin: MPSSTWFKALIIFAALWAPLSQADTGWQPVQETIRKSDKDTRQYQAIRLDNGMVVLLVSDPQAVKSLSALVVPVGSLQDPDTHPGLAHYLEHMTLMGSKKYPQPDSLAEFLKSHGGSHNASTAPYRTAYYLEVENNALEGAVDRLADAIAAPLLDKKYAERERNAVNAELTMARARDGMRMAQVSAETINPAHPGARFSGGNLETLSDKPGSPVHDALLAFRDKYYSANLMKAVVYSNRPLPELAKIAAQTYGRVPNKNITPPEVTVPVVTDAQKGLIIHYVPAIPRKVLRVEFRIDNNTPQFRSKTDELVTYLIGNRSPGTLSDWLQQQGLVEGIRADSDPVVNGNSGVLAISATLTDKGLAHRDEVVAAIFSYLKLLREQGVDKRYFDELAHVLDLDFRYPSITRDMSYVEWLADTMIRVPVEHTLDAVNIADQYDPRALKDRLDMMTPQNARVWYISPDEPHNKTAYFVNAPYQVDKISAQTFSDWQQKSAAIPLKLPELNPYIPDDFTLLKPGKTFEHPELIVDEPALRVVYMPSRYFPQEPKADVSVVLRNPQAMDSARNQVLFALNDYLAGIALDQLSNQAAVGGISFSTNANNGLMLNANGYTQRLPQLFEALLKGYFSYEPTEEQLAQAKSWYAQMMDSADKGKAYDQAILPPQMLSQVPYFQREVRRELLPSISLQDVVAYRNALKTNARPEFLVVGNMAESEAKALAHNVQTQLGTQGNEWCRNRDVLVDKKQSVIFEKAGSSTDSALAAVFVPPGYDEFSSSAYSAMLGQIIQPWFYNQLRTEEQLGYAVFAFPFSVGRQWGMGFLLQSSDRQPAYLWARYKAFFPTAEARLRAMKPEEFAQIQQGVIAQMEQAPQTLGEEASQISKDFDRGNMRFDSRDKVVAQIKLLTPQKLADFFHQAVVEPHGMAILSQVSGSQNGKAEYVRPDGWKVWDNVSKLQQTMPLLSEKE, encoded by the coding sequence ATGCCGAGCAGCACCTGGTTTAAAGCATTAATCATTTTTGCCGCCCTCTGGGCACCGTTAAGTCAGGCAGACACCGGCTGGCAACCCGTTCAGGAAACCATTCGTAAAAGCGATAAAGATACCCGTCAGTATCAGGCGATCCGCCTTGATAATGGCATGGTCGTGCTGCTGGTCTCGGATCCGCAGGCAGTCAAATCCCTCTCCGCGCTGGTGGTGCCGGTGGGATCCTTACAGGATCCCGATACTCATCCAGGCCTTGCGCACTATCTTGAACATATGACGCTGATGGGGTCGAAAAAATACCCGCAGCCGGACAGCCTCGCCGAGTTTTTGAAGTCGCACGGCGGCAGCCATAACGCCAGTACCGCGCCTTACCGCACCGCTTATTATCTGGAAGTGGAAAATAACGCGCTGGAAGGAGCCGTCGATCGCCTGGCGGACGCCATCGCCGCGCCGCTGTTAGACAAAAAGTATGCCGAACGTGAACGCAATGCGGTGAATGCCGAGCTGACCATGGCCCGCGCCCGCGACGGTATGCGCATGGCGCAGGTCAGCGCCGAAACCATCAACCCGGCCCACCCCGGCGCGCGTTTTTCGGGCGGCAATCTTGAGACGCTGAGCGATAAACCCGGCAGCCCGGTGCATGACGCTCTGCTGGCTTTCCGCGATAAATACTACTCCGCTAACCTGATGAAGGCCGTGGTGTACAGCAACCGTCCGCTGCCTGAGCTGGCGAAAATCGCCGCGCAAACCTATGGACGCGTACCGAACAAAAATATCACCCCGCCGGAAGTGACGGTGCCGGTGGTGACGGATGCGCAAAAGGGCCTGATTATTCACTATGTGCCCGCCATCCCGCGTAAAGTGCTGCGCGTGGAATTCCGTATCGACAACAACACGCCGCAGTTTCGCAGTAAAACCGATGAGCTGGTGACCTATCTCATCGGCAACCGCAGCCCGGGAACCCTCTCTGACTGGCTTCAACAGCAGGGGCTGGTGGAAGGGATCCGCGCCGACTCCGATCCGGTGGTCAATGGCAACAGCGGCGTGCTGGCGATTTCCGCCACGCTGACCGACAAAGGCCTTGCCCATCGCGATGAAGTGGTGGCGGCAATTTTTAGCTATCTGAAATTGCTGCGCGAACAGGGCGTGGATAAACGTTATTTTGATGAACTGGCGCACGTGCTGGATCTCGATTTCCGCTATCCGTCCATCACCCGTGATATGAGCTATGTCGAATGGCTGGCGGATACCATGATCCGCGTGCCGGTGGAACATACCCTGGATGCGGTGAATATTGCCGACCAGTACGATCCCCGGGCGCTGAAAGACCGCCTTGACATGATGACGCCGCAGAATGCCCGCGTCTGGTATATCAGCCCGGATGAGCCGCATAACAAAACCGCCTATTTTGTGAATGCGCCTTATCAGGTGGATAAAATCAGCGCGCAGACCTTTAGCGACTGGCAGCAAAAATCCGCCGCCATCCCGCTTAAATTGCCGGAGCTGAACCCCTATATCCCGGACGATTTCACCCTGCTGAAACCGGGTAAAACCTTTGAACATCCGGAGCTTATCGTGGATGAGCCAGCGCTACGGGTGGTGTACATGCCGAGCCGCTATTTCCCGCAGGAACCCAAAGCTGATGTCAGCGTGGTGCTGCGTAATCCACAGGCGATGGACAGCGCCAGAAACCAGGTGCTGTTTGCCCTGAACGATTATCTGGCAGGTATCGCGCTGGATCAGCTCAGCAATCAGGCGGCAGTGGGCGGCATCAGCTTTTCGACTAACGCCAATAACGGCTTAATGCTTAACGCCAATGGTTATACCCAGCGGCTGCCGCAGCTGTTTGAGGCGTTGCTGAAAGGCTACTTCAGCTATGAGCCAACCGAAGAACAGCTGGCGCAGGCCAAATCCTGGTATGCGCAGATGATGGATTCAGCCGACAAAGGCAAAGCCTACGATCAGGCTATTTTGCCTCCGCAAATGCTCTCTCAGGTGCCCTATTTCCAGCGGGAAGTGCGCCGCGAACTGCTGCCCTCTATTAGTCTGCAGGACGTGGTGGCCTACCGTAACGCGCTGAAAACCAACGCCCGTCCGGAATTTCTGGTGGTCGGCAACATGGCGGAAAGCGAGGCGAAAGCCTTAGCGCACAACGTACAGACGCAACTGGGGACGCAGGGTAATGAATGGTGTCGTAACCGGGATGTGCTGGTAGATAAAAAGCAGTCGGTCATCTTTGAAAAAGCGGGCAGCAGCACTGATTCCGCGCTGGCTGCGGTGTTCGTGCCGCCGGGTTACGATGAGTTCAGTAGCTCCGCCTACAGCGCCATGCTCGGCCAAATCATTCAGCCGTGGTTTTATAATCAGCTGCGCACCGAGGAGCAGCTCGGCTATGCGGTTTTTGCTTTCCCGTTCAGCGTCGGACGGCAGTGGGGCATGGGCTTCCTGTTACAAAGCAGCGATCGCCAGCCAGCGTATCTGTGGGCGCGTTATAAAGCCTTCTTCCCGACGGCGGAAGCCCGACTGCGGGCGATGAAGCCGGAAGAATTTGCCCAGATCCAGCAGGGGGTGATCGCGCAAATGGAGCAGGCCCCTCAGACGTTAGGTGAAGAAGCCTCGCAAATCAGCAAAGATTTCGATCGCGGTAATATGCGCTTCGATTCACGTGATAAAGTAGTGGCCCAGATTAAACTGCTGACGCCGCAAAAGCTGGCGGATTTCTTCCACCAGGCGGTGGTTGAACCGCACGGTATGGCGATCCTCTCCCAGGTTTCCGGCAGCCAGAACGGCAAGGCTGAGTATGTGCGTCCTGACGGCTGGAAAGTATGGGATAACGTCAGCAAGTTGCAGCAAACTATGCCCCTGTTAAGTGAGAAAGAATGA
- the recB gene encoding exodeoxyribonuclease V subunit beta — protein sequence MTEPAQTLDPLRLPLTGERLIEASAGTGKTFTIAALYLRLLLGLGGPAAFPRLLSVEELLVVTFTEAATEELRGRIRSNIHELRIACLRGSSDNPLYASLLDEIPDRQQAASWLLLAERQMDEAAVFTIHGFCQRMLSLNAFESGMLFEQQLIEDESLLRAQACADFWRRHCYPLPRDIAQVIHASWQGPLDLLKSINRYLQGEAPVIKSPPPENETLAERHQQIITQINDMKAQWLTACNEIDAVIEPSGIDRRKFNRGNQGKWIEKITAWAQEETRSYLLPDALEKFSQSFLASRTKTDGVVPEHPLFVAIETFLARPLTLSDLVLVKAMKEIREAVAREKRRRGALGFDDMLSRLDSALQSENGDALAAAIRQRFPVAMIDEFQDTDPQQYRIFRRIWRQQPDTALLLIGDPKQAIYAFRGADIFTYMKARSEVSAHYTLDTNWRSAPGMVASVNTLFSRMDNAFMFREIPFLPVKSAPKNSALRFEFNGQMQPAMSLWLMDGDGVSVGDYQTFMAQHCAAQIRDWLIAGQQGSAVLHDGKVSRAVKASDITVLVRSRHEAALIRDALTLLAIPSVYLSNRDSVFETPEAQELLWLLQAVLAPERESTLRSALATSMLGLNAQHIEALNLDEQAWDEVVEEFDGYRQLWQKRGVMPMLRALMKHRNIAENLLATSGGERRLTDILHISELLQEAGAHAESEHALVRWLAQHIAEPDSNASSQQLRLESDKHLVKIVTIHKSKGLEYPLVWLPFIANYRAQDQAFYHDRTSFEAVLDLSDAEESVALAEAERLAEDLRLLYVALTRSVWHCSLGIAPLFRRRGEKAGDSDFHHSACGRLIQQGEPRDAAGLRACLQSLESDNIALHIPGVPDNRRWQFNSEVPPLLRARDIERLVRDDWRVTSYSGLQQRGHSMAQDLLPRFDLDAAGERDAQETPALTPHQFPRGASPGTFLHSLFEDLDFTQPVAPEWVAEKLELGGFDEHWQPVLSEWINAILQVPLSGPGISLSQLPAREKQVEMEFYLPISATLTAPALDALIRRYDPLSADCPPLDFRDVRGMLKGFIDLVFRHNGRYYLLDYKSNWLGESSEAYTQAAMAQAMQAHRYDLQYQLYTLALHRYLRHRIAGYDYEQHFGGVIYLFLRGVDRDAPGQGIFATRPDVQLISQMDALFAGEMQENRE from the coding sequence ATGACCGAACCCGCCCAGACCCTTGATCCACTGCGCTTGCCGCTGACAGGCGAGCGCCTGATTGAAGCGTCGGCGGGGACGGGAAAAACCTTCACCATTGCCGCGCTCTATTTGCGGCTACTGTTGGGCCTTGGCGGTCCGGCGGCATTCCCGCGCCTGCTGAGCGTGGAAGAGTTGCTGGTGGTGACCTTCACCGAGGCGGCGACGGAAGAGCTGCGCGGACGTATCCGCAGCAATATCCATGAACTGCGCATCGCCTGCCTGCGCGGTTCTTCTGATAATCCGCTGTATGCCAGCCTGCTGGACGAAATCCCCGACCGGCAACAGGCCGCCAGCTGGCTGCTGCTTGCCGAACGGCAAATGGACGAGGCGGCCGTGTTTACCATTCACGGCTTCTGCCAGCGTATGCTGAGCCTTAACGCCTTTGAGTCCGGCATGCTGTTTGAGCAACAGCTGATTGAAGACGAATCCCTGCTGCGCGCGCAGGCGTGCGCAGACTTCTGGCGTCGCCACTGTTATCCGCTGCCGCGTGATATCGCCCAGGTGATCCACGCCTCCTGGCAGGGACCGCTGGATCTGCTGAAATCCATCAACCGCTATTTGCAGGGTGAAGCGCCGGTGATCAAATCGCCGCCGCCGGAAAACGAAACCCTGGCGGAGCGGCATCAGCAGATCATCACGCAAATTAACGACATGAAAGCCCAGTGGCTGACGGCCTGCAATGAAATTGACGCAGTGATCGAGCCATCCGGCATCGACCGGCGTAAGTTCAACCGTGGCAACCAGGGTAAGTGGATCGAGAAGATCACCGCCTGGGCGCAGGAAGAAACGCGCAGCTACCTGCTGCCCGACGCGCTGGAAAAGTTCTCGCAATCCTTCCTGGCGTCACGCACCAAAACGGATGGCGTGGTGCCGGAGCATCCGCTGTTTGTCGCAATTGAAACCTTTCTGGCCCGTCCGCTGACGTTAAGCGATCTGGTGCTGGTCAAGGCGATGAAAGAAATCCGCGAAGCCGTGGCGCGGGAAAAACGCCGTCGCGGCGCGCTGGGTTTTGACGACATGCTCAGCCGTCTCGACAGCGCCCTGCAAAGTGAAAACGGCGACGCGCTGGCCGCGGCGATCCGCCAGCGTTTTCCGGTGGCGATGATCGACGAATTCCAGGATACCGATCCGCAGCAGTATCGTATTTTCCGCCGTATCTGGCGACAACAGCCCGATACCGCGCTGCTGTTAATTGGCGATCCGAAACAGGCGATCTACGCGTTCCGCGGCGCGGACATTTTTACCTACATGAAAGCGCGTAGCGAAGTCAGCGCCCACTACACGCTGGATACCAACTGGCGCTCGGCGCCGGGCATGGTGGCCAGCGTTAATACGCTGTTCAGCCGCATGGATAACGCTTTTATGTTTCGCGAGATCCCCTTCCTGCCGGTGAAATCCGCGCCGAAAAACAGCGCGTTACGCTTTGAGTTTAACGGTCAGATGCAGCCTGCCATGAGCCTGTGGCTGATGGACGGCGACGGCGTCAGCGTCGGGGATTATCAGACCTTTATGGCGCAGCACTGCGCCGCGCAAATCCGCGACTGGCTGATTGCCGGACAGCAGGGCAGCGCCGTGCTGCACGATGGCAAAGTCAGCCGCGCGGTGAAAGCCTCGGATATCACCGTGCTGGTGCGCAGCCGCCACGAAGCGGCGCTGATCCGTGATGCGCTGACGCTGCTGGCCATCCCGTCCGTTTATCTCTCCAACCGCGACAGCGTATTTGAAACCCCTGAAGCGCAGGAGCTGCTCTGGCTGTTACAGGCGGTGCTGGCCCCGGAGCGGGAAAGCACGCTGCGCAGCGCCCTGGCCACCTCCATGCTGGGTCTGAACGCCCAGCACATCGAAGCGCTTAATCTTGATGAGCAGGCGTGGGATGAGGTGGTAGAGGAATTTGATGGTTATCGTCAGCTGTGGCAAAAGCGCGGCGTGATGCCGATGCTGCGCGCGCTGATGAAGCACCGCAATATTGCGGAAAATCTGCTGGCGACCTCCGGCGGCGAACGTCGGCTGACGGATATTCTGCACATCAGCGAACTGCTACAGGAAGCAGGCGCGCATGCCGAGAGCGAACATGCGCTGGTGCGCTGGCTGGCGCAGCATATCGCCGAGCCGGACAGTAACGCCTCCAGCCAGCAACTGCGGCTGGAAAGCGACAAACATCTGGTGAAAATCGTCACCATTCACAAATCCAAAGGTCTGGAATATCCGCTGGTCTGGCTGCCCTTTATCGCCAACTACCGCGCGCAGGACCAGGCTTTCTATCACGATCGCACGTCCTTTGAGGCGGTGCTTGACCTGAGTGATGCCGAGGAGAGCGTGGCGCTCGCCGAAGCTGAACGTCTGGCGGAAGATTTACGTCTGCTGTACGTGGCGCTGACGCGTTCAGTGTGGCATTGCAGCCTGGGAATTGCGCCGCTGTTTCGCCGACGCGGTGAGAAAGCCGGCGACAGCGATTTTCATCACAGCGCATGCGGACGCCTGATCCAGCAGGGCGAGCCGCGCGACGCCGCCGGGCTGCGGGCCTGCCTGCAAAGCCTGGAGAGTGACAACATCGCGCTGCACATTCCCGGCGTGCCGGATAACCGCCGCTGGCAGTTCAACAGCGAGGTGCCGCCGTTGCTGCGCGCGCGCGACATTGAGCGCCTGGTGCGCGATGACTGGCGCGTCACCAGCTATTCCGGCCTGCAACAGCGTGGACACAGCATGGCGCAGGATCTGCTGCCGCGCTTCGATCTCGATGCCGCAGGCGAACGCGATGCGCAGGAAACCCCGGCGCTGACGCCGCACCAGTTTCCGCGCGGCGCGTCGCCCGGTACCTTCCTGCACAGCCTGTTTGAAGATCTCGATTTCACTCAGCCGGTCGCGCCTGAATGGGTGGCGGAAAAGCTTGAGCTGGGCGGGTTTGACGAGCACTGGCAGCCGGTACTGAGCGAGTGGATCAACGCGATCCTACAGGTGCCGCTCAGCGGGCCAGGCATTTCGTTAAGCCAGCTGCCAGCCCGCGAAAAGCAGGTGGAGATGGAGTTTTATTTGCCGATCAGCGCTACCCTGACCGCACCGGCGCTTGATGCGCTGATCCGCCGTTACGATCCGCTGTCCGCCGACTGCCCGCCGCTCGATTTCCGCGATGTACGCGGCATGCTGAAAGGCTTTATCGACCTTGTTTTCCGTCATAACGGGCGCTATTACCTGCTCGATTACAAATCGAACTGGCTCGGGGAAAGTAGCGAAGCCTATACCCAGGCGGCGATGGCGCAGGCCATGCAGGCGCACCGTTATGATCTGCAATACCAGCTCTACACCCTGGCGCTGCACCGTTATTTACGACACCGCATCGCCGGATATGATTACGAGCAGCACTTCGGCGGCGTGATTTATCTGTTCCTGCGCGGCGTGGATCGCGACGCGCCAGGCCAGGGGATTTTTGCCACCCGCCCGGATGTGCAACTGATTAGCCAGATGGACGCGCTGTTCGCCGGTGAGATGCAGGAGAACAGAGAATGA
- a CDS encoding DUF2509 family protein — MKRQHGMSSLGLVLLIMLLGSVMLNGLNQRQHTHHLRVVSESRALRTMADAQSAMEWGRVQPWQSRPAVQCRQAHDHDWRACLRIFDDQTLLLIAASGSHTLWRLGALENDLVIFSRHGWSDFCPFTGEALCQLP; from the coding sequence GTGAAGCGCCAGCATGGGATGTCGTCGCTGGGGCTGGTACTGCTCATCATGCTGCTGGGAAGTGTGATGCTGAACGGACTAAACCAGCGCCAGCACACGCATCATCTGCGGGTGGTCAGCGAAAGCCGGGCGCTGCGCACGATGGCGGATGCGCAGTCCGCCATGGAGTGGGGAAGGGTACAGCCATGGCAATCCCGGCCTGCGGTGCAGTGTCGGCAGGCGCACGACCATGACTGGCGCGCCTGTCTGCGAATTTTTGACGACCAGACGCTGCTGCTGATCGCCGCGAGCGGCAGCCATACGCTGTGGCGTCTGGGCGCGCTGGAAAACGATCTCGTGATATTTTCCCGTCATGGCTGGAGTGATTTTTGCCCGTTCACCGGGGAGGCGTTATGTCAGCTTCCCTGA